The following proteins are co-located in the Desulfatitalea tepidiphila genome:
- a CDS encoding alkaline phosphatase encodes MKLRKSVRTMMLAIAMLAVGAIANAGQPKYVFFFLGDGMSSSQIQATEAYLTTSNGGSARLAEDLLKPENRLNMSKMPVTGMQTTYDAFALMTDSASSATAFACGLKAKSGTIGMDQNLANTYKSIAQLAHEAGMKVGILSSVSLDHATPAAYYASVANRGYMNNIATQLAESGYEFFGGGGLVAPTGPARSGDTGNNVWDLLKANGYTVLNDRSSIEALKDEPMDKVVCINPWLQDSSAMPYDVDRKNSGSDNLSLAEMTEVAIANLHSDSKGPHKKWGRRPGRNNGFFIMVEGGKIDWACHANDAVATIGDMIDFDNAIGVALDFYRKHPHDTLIVVTGDHETGGMTIGHATTAYTAYYDKLMAQNYSYTYFGANQWLDHKADYGDGYAYQAPNNLESNSEMISLMKEVFGLDYASLNAYQKEKLEDAYDKSMCGTNDNSADENTLLYGSYEPIIVTITHILNENASIGWTSYSHTGVPVPLFAQGREAWRFAGFYDNTDIAKKLAKAMDVGELPVEK; translated from the coding sequence ATGAAGTTGAGAAAATCTGTCCGCACGATGATGCTGGCCATTGCAATGCTCGCTGTCGGAGCCATTGCCAATGCCGGGCAACCGAAATATGTCTTTTTCTTCCTGGGGGATGGTATGTCCAGCTCCCAGATTCAGGCCACCGAAGCCTATTTGACGACCTCGAACGGCGGATCGGCGAGGCTGGCCGAAGATCTATTGAAACCGGAAAACAGGCTCAACATGAGTAAAATGCCGGTGACCGGCATGCAGACCACCTACGATGCCTTTGCCCTGATGACCGATTCGGCTTCTTCGGCCACCGCTTTCGCATGCGGTCTCAAGGCAAAGAGCGGCACGATCGGCATGGATCAGAATCTGGCGAACACCTATAAAAGCATCGCCCAGTTGGCGCATGAAGCGGGAATGAAGGTGGGCATTCTTTCCAGTGTTTCCCTGGATCATGCTACCCCGGCGGCCTATTATGCCAGCGTCGCGAATCGCGGGTATATGAACAATATCGCCACCCAACTGGCCGAATCGGGCTACGAGTTTTTTGGCGGCGGCGGGCTGGTTGCACCCACCGGGCCGGCGCGAAGCGGAGATACCGGCAACAATGTCTGGGATCTTCTGAAGGCCAACGGCTACACGGTGCTCAACGACCGTTCATCCATCGAGGCCCTCAAGGATGAGCCCATGGATAAGGTAGTGTGCATCAATCCCTGGCTGCAGGACAGTTCCGCCATGCCCTATGATGTGGATCGGAAAAATTCCGGAAGTGACAATTTGTCCCTGGCCGAGATGACCGAGGTGGCCATCGCAAATCTGCACTCTGATTCAAAAGGGCCGCATAAAAAATGGGGGCGAAGACCCGGTCGCAACAACGGGTTCTTCATCATGGTGGAAGGCGGCAAGATCGATTGGGCCTGCCATGCCAACGACGCCGTGGCCACCATCGGCGATATGATCGATTTCGACAATGCCATCGGCGTGGCTTTGGATTTTTACCGAAAGCATCCGCATGACACCCTGATCGTGGTGACCGGTGACCATGAGACCGGCGGTATGACCATCGGTCATGCCACCACGGCCTATACGGCCTACTACGACAAATTGATGGCGCAAAATTATAGCTACACCTATTTTGGGGCCAATCAGTGGCTGGATCACAAGGCCGACTATGGCGATGGCTACGCGTATCAAGCTCCCAACAACCTGGAGAGCAACAGCGAAATGATATCTCTCATGAAAGAGGTGTTCGGCCTCGATTATGCGTCGCTGAACGCTTACCAAAAGGAAAAACTCGAAGATGCCTATGACAAGTCCATGTGCGGGACAAACGACAATAGCGCCGACGAGAATACATTGCTCTATGGCTCGTATGAGCCGATCATCGTCACCATCACCCACATTTTAAACGAGAACGCCAGCATCGGCTGGACCTCCTATTCCCACACCGGCGTTCCGGTCCCGCTTTTCGCCCAGGGCCGTGAAGCCTGGCGGTTTGCCGGCTTCTATGACAACACCGACATCGCCAAAAAGCTGGCCAAGGCGATGGATGTCGGGGAACTGCCCGTTGAGAAGTAG
- a CDS encoding NADP-dependent oxidoreductase: MKSAVFHAFGDIDVIRIVDLEIPATGEGEVLVRVRAAAVNPKDTFIRKGRFAALTGSGFPMRTGFDFSGEVAQVGSGVAGCMKGDPVYGMLDGWEGGTCAEYLAVKPHQLSIKPANLSFEEAAALPLVSLTALQALRDEAHVKSGFNVCINGAAGGVGSMAVQIAKCFDATVTAISSRQNHTFLRELGANRCIDYHDTDITSSQERFDIFFDVFGNQLFDNVQPILAPKGVWVSTVLRPEVGEAVERTRDSKGQRAKLVIVRADREDLDQVRQWAEAGLIRPVIQQVFPLADIAAAHRQQESKHTRGKLVVTIP, encoded by the coding sequence ATGAAATCAGCGGTGTTCCATGCTTTTGGCGATATCGATGTGATTCGGATCGTAGATTTGGAGATTCCGGCTACAGGAGAGGGTGAGGTCCTGGTCCGTGTTCGTGCCGCGGCGGTCAATCCCAAAGATACCTTCATCCGAAAAGGGCGTTTCGCGGCATTGACCGGATCCGGGTTTCCCATGCGAACCGGATTCGATTTTTCGGGCGAAGTGGCACAGGTGGGAAGCGGCGTGGCAGGCTGTATGAAGGGCGATCCGGTCTACGGCATGCTCGATGGCTGGGAGGGTGGCACCTGTGCCGAGTATCTTGCGGTCAAACCCCACCAACTGAGCATCAAACCCGCCAACCTCTCCTTCGAGGAGGCCGCCGCACTGCCACTCGTTTCGTTGACGGCGTTGCAGGCCTTGCGCGACGAAGCTCATGTCAAGTCCGGTTTCAATGTCTGCATTAACGGTGCCGCGGGTGGCGTGGGCAGCATGGCCGTACAGATCGCCAAATGCTTCGATGCGACGGTCACCGCCATCAGCAGCCGACAAAACCACACATTTCTCAGGGAGCTGGGGGCAAACCGCTGCATAGACTACCATGATACGGACATTACGAGCAGCCAAGAACGGTTCGATATTTTTTTCGACGTGTTCGGCAACCAGTTGTTCGACAACGTACAGCCGATTCTGGCGCCCAAAGGCGTGTGGGTCTCCACGGTGCTGCGGCCCGAGGTCGGCGAGGCGGTGGAACGGACCCGAGATTCAAAGGGGCAGCGTGCCAAGCTGGTCATCGTACGGGCTGACCGGGAGGACCTGGACCAGGTGCGCCAATGGGCCGAGGCCGGCCTGATACGGCCGGTCATCCAACAGGTTTTCCCCCTGGCCGATATCGCTGCCGCCCATCGCCAGCAGGAGAGCAAGCACACCCGCGGAAAACTCGTCGTTACCATCCCTTAG